CGGCGACCTCGTCTTCTGGAAAGGCCATGTCGGCATCATGACCGGCCCGGACACGCTGCTGCACGCCACGGCCTTCACCATGAGCGTGATCAGCGAGCCCTTGCCCCCGGCGCGCGACCGCATCCTCGCCCGCAATGGCGGGCCGATCACTGCGATCAAGCGATTGGCGCCTCAGTAGCCCCGCGTCGGATCGACGACGTTCTCGAGCGCGCCGCCGGCCTCCAGCCGCCTGATCTGCGCCGCGATCTGGTCGGCAACAGCTTCCGGCGCCGACATGGCGGCATTATGCGGCGTCACCGTCACGGCGGGATGGCTCCACAGCGGCGAAGCCTGCGGCAGCGGCTCGGTCTCAAAGACGTCCAGCACCGTAGCCCTGAGCTCGCCGGCGTCGAGCGCCGCCAGGATGTCGGCCTCAACCTGCAATTTGCCGCGCCCGGCATTGATCAGCGCCGGCCCGCCGAGCCGGCCGTCGCGCGCCAGCCTTGCCAGCAACGGGCGGTTCAGGATGCCGTGCGTCTCCGGCGTATGCGGCAGCAGGCTGACGAGGATGTCGGTGCGGGCGAGGAAGGCTGCGAGGCCGTCCTCGCCGGCGAAGGTGGTGAGGCCTTCGATCGTTTTTGGCGAGCGGCTCCAGCCGGCGACATCGAAGCCGATCATCTGCAGCTTGCGCGCCGCATCCTGCCCGAGTTCGCCGAGCCCCATGATGCCGACGCGCACCTCGCGCGCTGCTGGCTGGTTCCGGTCGTCATCCCAGAGCGTCTCGCGCTGCTGGCGGTCATAGCGGTGCTGCTGGCGCAGCTGCATCAGGCAGTGCAGCACGACGTATTCGCTCATCCGTGTCGTCAGATCCGGGTCGATCACCCGTGCGATCGGCGCCTCAGGCAGGCGGCTATCGGCGAAGAGATGGTCGACGCCGGCACCGAGCGAGAAGATCGCGGCGAGGTTGGGCAGGCCGGCAAGGCTACCCTCCGGATGCTTCCAGCTCGCGACATAATGGACGGCGCGCCGATCGAAGGGTTCGCCCAGGGTGACGATCGGCAGCTCGGGCAGCAGCGCCGCGAAGCGCTCGCGCCAGCTCTCGACATGCCAGCCGGTGATGGCCAGAAGCAGGCTCATGGGCAGAAACTTTCCTAGGCGGGGATGATCAGCGGCCCACGCGTAACAGCCGCTTCGCCGCGGCGATAGGCGCTCTTCAGGCGGATGCGGGCGGCGTCGAAGCCGGCTTCGCTGCGGGCATGGATGATGCCGAGCGGCCGGTCCGGCCCGACCCGGTCGCCGAGCCCGGCCAGCTCGACGATGCCGACGGCATGGTCGATCTCGTCCTGCGGGCGGGTGCGCCCGCCGCCGAGCGCGACCACGGCGAGGCCGATGCCGCGCGTGTCGATCGCTTCGACCAGCCCGGGCCGGTCGGAGAAGACCGGGCGGACGATCGGCGCGCGGGCGAGATGCCGCTCGGGATGCTCCAGCAGGTCGGCCGGACCGCCCAGCGCCGCGATCATGTGGATGAAGCGCTCCGCTGCGGCGCCGCTGGCGAAGGCGTCCTCGATCTTCGCGACTGCCTCCTCGCGCGTCGCAGCGAGCCGGCCGAGCAGCAGCATCTCGGCGGACAACGCCACCGTGACCTCGTGGAAGCGCGGTTCGCGCCGGCGCCCGGTCAGATGGTCGAGCGCATAGGCGACCTCGAGCGCATTGCCGGCGGCCGAGGCCAGCGGCTCGCTCATATCGGTAAGCAAGGCCCGCGTCGGCAGGCCGGCGCCATTGCCGACGTCGGAGAGGCTCTGCGCCAGCGCCTCGGCCTTGTCGAAATCGCGCATGAAGGCGCCGGAACCGAATTTCACGTCCATGGCGAGGCCATGCAGGCCGGCGGCAAGCTTCTTCGACAGGATCGAGGCGGTGATCAGCGGGATCGATTCGACCGTGCCGGTGACATCGCGGATCGCATAGAGGCGCTTGTCGGCCGGGGCGAGGTCGGCGGTCTGGCCGATGATGGCGCAGCCGACCTCGCGCACGACATGGCGGAAGAGGTCGATGCCCGGCTGGGTGACGTAGCCCGGCACCGCGTCGAGCTTGTCGAGCGTGCCGCCGGTATGGCCGAGGCCGCGGCCAGAGATCATCGGGACATAGCCGCCGCAGGCCGCGACCGCAGCCGCGAGCGGCAGCGAGACCGTGTCGCCGACGCCGCCGGTCGAGTGCTTGTCGAGCGCCGGACCGGGCAGGTCGCGCCAGTCCAGCACCGTGCCGGAATCGCGCATGGCGAGCGTCAGCGCGACACGTTCCTCAGCATCCATGTCGCGGAAGAAGATCGCCATGGCGAAGGCGGCGGCCTGGCCCTCGCTGACCGAGCCATCGGTCAGGCCCGCTATCATCTGGCGGATGTCCTGGGCATTGAGGCGCTCGCCGTCACGCTTGGCGGCGATGATCTCCTGTGGCAGGCGCATCAATAGGCTCCGTCGGTCCGTTCGGCCGGGGCGGTGCCGGCGATGATGTCGGCGAGGACGCCGTAGAGCCCGCTCGCGCCGAAGCGGAAGGTCTGAGGCGTCGCCCAGTCCGGGCCCATCAACTCATTGGCAAGGTCGAGATAGGTCTTCGCATCGGCGAGCGTACGCAGGCCGCCGGACGGCTTCAGACCGACCGGTTTGCCTGAGGCCTTGATCGCCTCCAGCATGGTGCGAGCGGCGGCCGGCGTGGCGGATGTCTTGGTCTTGCCGGTCGAGGTCTTGATGAAGTCGGCCCCGGCCGCGATAGCGAGTTCGGAGGCCGCGCGCACCGCTGCCTGATCGGGATATTCTCCGGTCTCGAGGATGACTTTGAGCGTCTTGTTGCCGCAGCTGCCGCGTGCTTCGGCGACCATCTCACGGGCGATCTCGGCATCTCCGGCTAGGAAGGCGCGCCAGGGAAGCACCAGGTCGATCTCGTCGGCGCCATCCGCGATCGCCTCGGTGATATCGCTGCCGATCAGGCTGCAATTGCTGTTGCCGGCCGGGAAATTGATCACCGTCGCGATCCTGACCGGCGAGGCCTTCAAGCTCTGGCGGGCCAGCTTGACGAATTGCGGCCAGATGCAGATTGCCGCGACTGGGCCAGGCGCCGCGACGGCGCGGGCGCAAAGCTGCAGCGCGCCGGTCTCACTGGCCTGATCGGACAAATCGGTCAGGTCGAGCAGGCGTAGCGCGCGCAGGGCGAGATCGGCATCGGACATGGTCAGAGCTCGCTCAGGAAGGCGCGCAGCACCCGCCGCAGCGCGGTGGTCGCGGTCGCGGCGACATCGCGCGTCTCGCCATGGCTGGGCGCGCCGCCCAGGATGCCCGCCCCCATATTGGTGACGATCGAGATGCCGGCGACACGCAGGCCGTAGCGGCGCGCCAGGATCACCTCCGGCACGGTCGACATCCCCACGAGGTCGGCGCCGAGCGTCTTGGCCATCTTGATCTCGGCCGGCGTCTCGAAGCTCGGCCCGGAGAACCACATATAGACGCCCTCGCCCATATTGGCGCCGCTGGCGGCGGCGGCTTTCTTCAGTCGGGCGCGCAGATGCGGGTCATAGGCGTCGATCATCGGCACGAAACGGCCGTCGCCGGTATCGCCGACCAGCGGGTTGGGGCCGTTATAGTTGATGTGGTCGGTGATCAAAGCGAGGCTGCCGGGGCGCAGATCCGGCCGCAGCGAGCCGGCGGCGTTGGTCAGCACCAGCGGCGGCGAGCCGAAGGCGGCGAGCATGCCGAGTGGCACGCGCATGATCGCGGGATCGCCGGTTTCGTAGAAATGCGCGCGACCCTCGAAGACCAGCACGCGCTTGCCGTGCAGCACGCCATAGCTGAGCCGCTTGGCATGGCCCGAGACCGACCCTTTCGGAAAGCCCGGGATTTCCTCGAAGGGAACGGAGATCGGATCGACCATGTCGTCGATGATGCGTCCGAGCCCGGTGCCGAGTACGATGGCGCAGTCGATGCCGCCATCGATGCCTCGATCGATCAGTACCGATGCCGCTCGGTCGAAAAGCGCATCCGCCGCCATGTTGTCTGCTCCATCGGCGCGTTTTCCGCGCTCATCGGGTCGTCGCAGGGGACGCCCGCAAATCAGGTCGGCAAATTGGCCGGTCCGAACGAGGCTGGCAACAGCTCGGCCAGCGAAAAACGCGTACGAATGCCCTCGGGCCCGGCGATGACGATCGGTATCTCCGGGCCGGCGAATTCGCGGATGCGCTGGCGGCAGGCACCACAGGGCGTCACCAGCTCGGCACCGTCGCCGATGATGAGGATGGCGCGGATGGCGCGCGCCCCGCCGGCGACCATCGCCGAGATCGCGCCGGCCTCGGCGCAGGCGCCGACTGGATAGGCGGCATTCTCGACATTGCAGCCGGGATAGATCGTGCCGTCATCGGCCAGGATGGCAGCGCCGACCTTGAAGCGCGAATAGGGCGCATAGGCCTTCTGCTGCGCGGCTAGAGCCGCGGCGAAGAGCGCGTCGAGATCGGGTTCGGCGGACACCTCTTCAACGCTCCTTCACATAGGGCAGGCCCGAGGCCTTGGGCGGCGTCGCCCTGCCGATGAAGCCGGCGAGCAGCACCACCGTCATCACATAGGGCAGGGCCTGGATCGCCTGGACCGGGACGAGGCCGATGCCCGGCAAACTCACGCCCTGGAGCCGGATCGCGACCGCGTCGAGCAGACCGAAGAGCAGGCAGGCGAACAAAGCCGGCCAGGGCCGCCAATTGGCGAAGATCACCGCGGCGAGCGCGATGAAGCCCTTGCCGGCCGTCATCTGCGGCAGGAAGCCGGCCGATTGCGAAACGGCGAGATAGGTACCCCCTAAACCGCAAAGCGCGCCGCAGATGATCACCGCGGCATAGCGCAGGCCGGCGACCGAGACGCCGGCGGTGTCGACCGCCGCTGGATTCTCGCCGACGGCACGCAGGCGCAGGCCGAAGCGGGTGTGTTTCAGCGTCAGCGCCGTCAGCACGAGGGCAAGCACTGCGAGATAGACCGGTGCGGCATGGCCAGAGATCGCGATGTCGTAGATCGGGCCGAGGACCGGGACCTCCTTGAGGGTCCCAACCAAAGGCAGGTCGAGCTCGGGAAAGCGCGCCGAGCCTTCGAGATTCGGCGTGCGTCCGCCCTGGCCGTACCAGGCATTGCCGAGGATGGCAGTGAGCCCGACCGCGAGCATGTTGATCGCGACGCCGGAGACGATCTGGTTGCCGCGCCAGGTGATCGCGGCAAAGCCGTGCACCAGCGACAGCGCGATGGCGGCGAGCATGCCGGCGCCCAGGCCCGCCCAGGCCGAGCCGCTGTGATAGGCGGCGACCGCAGAGGCGAAGGCGGCGATCAGCATCTTGCCTTCGAGCCCGATGTCGACGACGCCGGAGCGCTCCGACCAGAGCCCGGCGAGCGCCGCGCAGAGCAGCGGGATCGACAGGCGGATCGTCGAATCGAGGATGACGGCAAGGGTCTGGACGATCTCCATCGCCTTAGCTTCCGCGCCCGAGATTGAGCACGCCGGCGACGAGACGCCGAAACAGCCCGTCGAGCGCACCGGCGAAGAGGATGACGATGCCGCCGATCACCACGACCATGTCGCGGGTGATGGTCGGCTTGTCGAAGGAGAGCTCCGCCCCGCCCTGATAGAGCACGCCGAAGAGCAAAGCAGCGAGCCCGACGCCGACCGGATGCCCACGCCCCATCAGCGCCACCGCGATGCCGACGAAGCCGTAGCCGGCGGTAAAGTCGAGCACGAGCCGATGCTGCACGCCCATCGCCTCGTTGACCGCGAGCCCGCCGGCGAGCGCACCCGAGATCGCCATCGCCACCATCGTGATCCGCGCGGGCGAGATGCCGGCATAGGCCGCGGCGCGCGGATTGGCGCCGACTGTGCGGATCGCGTAGCCGAGCCGTGAGCGGTAGATCAGCGCCCAGACCGCGACGAGGGACGCGAGCGCCAGCAGGAACGAGGTATTGAGTGGCGTCGAGGGCAGTTTCAGCCCGAAGGCGCCGAGCAGTTCGTGGATCGGCGTCAGCACCGCCTGCTTCGGGAAGTCCGGGGTTTCCGGCTGCATCGAGCCCGTTTTCCCCATCACCTCGACCAGAAGGTAGACGATCAGGGTCGCGGCGATGAAGTTGAACATGATCGTGGTGATCACGACATGGCTGCCGCGCGTCGCCTGGAGGTAGCCGGGAATGAAGGCCCAGAGCGCCCCGCCCGCCGCCGCGGCGAGGATCGCGAGCGGCACCAGGAGGATGCCCGGCAAGGGCGCGAGCCAGAGGCAGGCGAGCGCGGCAAAGATGCCGGCGATGGTCGCCTGGCCCTCGCCGCCAATGTTGAACAGGCCGGCATGGAAGGCGACCGCGACGGCCAGGCCGGTGAAGATGAAATTGGTGCTGTAGTAGAGCGTGAAGCCGAGGCCCTCGAGGCTGCCGAGCGAGCCCTTCAGCAAGAGCGCCGTCGCCTCCAGCGGGCTCTCGCCGATCGAGAGCACGACGAGCCCGGCGACGACGAGCGCCGCCGCGACCGAGACCAGCGGGACGAGCGCCGTGTCGGCCCAGCGCGGCAGCTCGAGCGGGGCGGCACTCATGCCGCGCGCTCGCTGACGCCGGCCATCAGCAGGCCGAGATCGCGCTCGTCGGTGGTGGTCGCCTCGCGCTCACCGGTGATCTGGCCCCCGCAGAGGGCAAGGATGCGGTCGGACAGCGCCATCACCTCTTCCAATTCGACCGAGACGAGCAGGATCGCGACGCCGGCGTCGCGCAGCGCGATCAGCCGGCGATGGATGAACTCGATCGCGCCGATATCGACACCGCGCGTCGGCTGGCCAACCAGCAGCACCTTCGGCGCCCGCTCGATCTCGCGGGCGAGCACGATCTTCTGCTGGTTGCCGCCGGAGAATTTGGCCGTCTTCAGGGTCGGATCGACCGGGCGGACGTCGTAATCCTGCATGCCGGTGCGCGCATGCTGCTCGACCAGCGCCGGGGACAGGAAGGGACCGCGTCCGAAGGCCGGATCGTCATGGTAGCCGAGGATGGCGTTCTCGGATGCGGCGAAGGCGGTAACGAGGCCGGTCCTGAGCCGGTCCTCGGGGATGTGCATCAGGCCGAGCTTGCGCAGATTGGCCGGGTTGCGGTCGGCAGCGTTGAGGATCTGGCCGCCGAGCCGGATCACGCCGCGCGCGGGCTGGGTCAGTCCTGCCAGCACGTCGAGCAGTTCGCTCTGGCCGTTGCCGGCGACGCCGGCGATGCCGACGATTTCGCCTTCATGCAAAGTGAGGCTGGCGTCTCGCAGCGTCTCGCAGCCGCGCTCATCGACCACGGTCAGTCCTGCCGCTTCGAGCACCGGCACGCCGCGCTTTCGGGGGCTCTTCTCGACGCGCAGCAGCACGCGGCGGCCGACCATCGCCTCGGCGAGCTCGGCCGGCGAGGTCCTGTCCGTCTCGACATGGGCGACCATCTCGCCACGCCGCATCACCGAGACACGGTCGGTCACCGCCATGATCTCGCGCAGCTTGTGGGTGATCAGGATCACCGTCTTGCCCTGCGCCTTCAAGGCCCGCAGCAATTCGAAGAGCTGGTCGGCCTCGGCCGGGGTCAGCACCGCCGTCGGCTCGTCGAGGATCAGCACCTCGGCGCCGCGATAGAGCGCCTTCAGGATCTCGACGCGCTGCTGCAGGCCGACCGAGAGCGTGCCGACGATCGCGTCGGGATCGATGGCGAGGCCATATTCCTGCGATAGCCGCGCCAGCTCGGCCCGTGCCTTGCCGATGCCGCGCTTGAGCAGCGCCCCGCCCTCGGCACCGAGCACGATGTTCTCGACCACGCTGAGCGGCTCGACCAGCATGAAATGCTGGTGGACCATGCCGATCCCGGCGGCGATCGCATCCGAGGAGGAGCGGATGCGGCGCTGCTCGCCGCGCACCCGGATCTCGCCGGAATCGGCCTCGTAGAAGCCGTAGAGGATCGACATCAGCGTCGACTTGCCGGCGCCATTCTCGCCGACGATGCCGTGGATCGAGCTGGCGGCGATGGTGAGCGACACGTCCTTGTTGGCCTTGACCGGGCCGAACGCCTTGCTGATGCCGATCAGCGCGATGGCTGGGGCTATGGCTTCACTCATAGCGACAGCACCATGCCGTCATAGGCGTGCTCTTCCGGTAGTTCCTCCGCATGCGCCAGCATCTGCGGGCTCATATGGGTCAGAACAATGCGTTTCGCGCCGAGATCGGCTCTGTGCGCCCGCAGCGTGCCATAGTCGAGATGGTTCGCCAGGACCTGGTCCCAAGTGTAGCACTCGATGAGTAGCGCGTCGGCGCCGGCTGAGAGCGGGATCAACGCATCCGTCCAGGCGCTATCTCCGGAGAAGGCGAAGATCTTGCCGTCATGGACCAGCCGATAGCCCTGACAGGGCCCGGCGCGCTGGTCATGCACCATCGGGAAGGCCTCGACGGCGATCCCGGCGAGCGTCGCCGCTGCGTCCGGCGTGACCTCGACATAGGTGATCGGAAAGCGCCAGGCATTGTTGGACGCACCCGGGAAATCGGTCTCGATCGCCTGCAACGCCCGCTGCTCGACACCTCTCGGTCCCGCGATGGTCAGCGGTTGGGTCCGCCGCGAGACAAACTGCGCTTCCAACAGGAAGGCCGGCAGCCCGCCGAAATGGTCGCCGTGGAAATGGGTGAACAGCAGGGTCGAGAGTTGGTTGCGAGCGATCCCTGCATTGTTGAGCGCCACCATGCTCGAGCCGCCGCAGTCGAGCAGCATCTGCTCGCCAGCCGCCTCGACATAGAGGCAAGTGTTGAAGCGGCCTCCGGAGCCGAAGGCGTCGCCGGAGCCGAGAATGGCGACTTTCATCGCGCCGCTGCGACGGTGGGACCCGTCACATCGTGCACTTGGAATCCGACATGTAGTCGTGGACCTTGACGGTGCCGGCGATGATGTCGGCGCGCGCCTTGTCGGCGGCCGCCTTCATCTCCGGCGTGATCAGCGCCTTGTTGTTGTCGTCGAGGGCCCAGCCGACGCCGTCCTCCTTCAGCCCGAGCACGGAGACGCCCGGCTTCCAGTTGCCGTCACGCGCTTCCTTGAACGAGGTATAGGCGGCGACGTCGACGCGCTTCAGCATCGAGGTCAGCACCTTGCCGGGATGCAGCATGTTCTGGTTGGAGTCGACGCCGATGCCGAGCTTTCCGGCGTCCGCTGCGGCGCGCAGCACGCCGATGCCAGTGCCGCCGGCGGCGTGGTAGATCACGTCGGCGCCGCGGTCGATCTGCGACTTGGCGAGCTCGCCGCCCTTGACGGGGTCGTTCCAGGCGGCCGGGGTCGAGCCGGTCATGTTCTGGAAGATCTCGGCGTCCTTCTTGCCGGCCTTGACGCCCTGGACGTAGCCGCAGGCGAACTTCCGGATCAGCGGGATGTCCATGCCGCCGACGAAGCCGACCTTGCCGGTCTTTGAGGCGAGGCTGGCGATGAGGCCGACGAGATAGGAGGCCTCATGCTCCTTGAACACGACCGACTGCACGTTCGGCAGCTCGACGACCATGTCGATGATGGTGAACTTCAGGTTCGGGAACTCGGCCGCGACCTTCTGCAGCGCGGTCGCTTGCGAGAAGCCGACGGCGATGATCGGCGAATGGCCGTCGCGGGCGAAGCGGCGCAGCGCCTGCTCGATCTGCGCGTCATTGGTCGGCTCGAAATCGCGGAACTCGACGCCGGTCTCGGTCTTGAACTTCTCGGCCCCGACGAAGACGCCCTCATTGAAGGATTTGTCGAATTTGCCGCCCTTGTCATAGACGATCGCCGGCTTGATCGCGGTCTGGGCCATGGCCGCCATGGCCGAGAGGGCGACGCCCGCCAGCGCGAGCGCGAGAGTTTTCAGTTGCATCGAGCCGTTCCCCTGTCATGCGCGGGGTGGTTGTGCCGCCCCTGCCTGGGGGCACGATGGCACGGCTTTCCGGTGGGGCCAAGCCGGCTGCGCGGCCGGCTTGGCGATATATGTCATATATGAACGGTTCTCTCAGCCACGCTGGATCGAGACGCCGCCATCGGCAAGGAAGGCCGTGCCGGTGACGAAGCTCGACGCGTCGGAGGCCAGAAAGAGCGCGGCGCGGGCGATCTCCTCCGGTTGCGCCATCCGCTTCAGCGCATGCATACCCTCGACGAAGGCGGTGACCTCCGGGCCTGAGGCCGGATCATTCGTGATGCTCGCCGGTGTGTCGGTCCCGCCCGGCAGCAGTGCGTTGACCCGGATGCGCTTGCCGCCGAGCTCGGCCGCGAGCGCTTTCACGAGGCCGATCTGCCCGGCCTTGCTAGCCGCATAGGCCGACATGCCGGCGAGCCCGGCAGTGTAGCCGACGAAGCTCGCGGTGAAGATCAGCGAGCCGCCGCCGCGCGCCTCCAGCGCCGGCGCCTGATACTTCGCGCCGAGGAAGGCACTGGTCAGGTTGGTCTCGATCAACTGGTGCCAAGTCGCCAGGGACATCTCGGCGACAGGTCCGAGATCACCGACCGTGCCGGCATTGTTGAAGGCGATATCGAGGCCGCCGAAGCGCTCGGTCGCAGTTTCGACCAGACGTTGCGCCAGCGCCTCCTCGCGAATGTCGCCGGCGATTGCCATCGCCTCGCCGCCGGCCGCCTTGATCTCGGCGGCAAGGGCGTCGAGCTCGCCCTGTCGCCTCGCCGTGATCACGAGCCTGGCGCCTTCAGCGGCGAAAAGCAGCGCCGCGGCACGGCCGATGCCGGAGCTGGCGCCGGTCACGATCGCGACCTTGTTGGTGAGAGCTGTCATTTTGGGACCTTTGTTGTCGTTCGAGACTGTCGGATCCTTTCGTCGCAGGTACACTGTGGTGCAGACACCCGCTTCCTGCCCCGGAATCGCACCCGATTGCTGGCGCGAGCAGTTCAGCCTAGCTTGCCGGCCATGACGCTGAACGAGGCCGAGATCGAGCGCTACGCCCGCCATCTGGTGCTGCCGGAGATCGGCGGCCCCGGGCAGGCCAAGCTCAAGCGCGCCCGGGTTCTGGTGATCGGCGCGGGCGGCTTGGGCGCGCCGCTGATCCCCTATCTGGCGGCGGCCGGCGTCGGCACGATCGGCATCGTCGACGACGACCATGTCTCGCTCTCGAACCTGCAGCGGCAGATCATCTTCGGGGCGGAGGATATCGGGGCGCGCAAGGTGGTCGCCGCGGCCAATTTCGTCACGCGGCTGAACCCGCGGGTCGAGATCGAGGAATACGTCACCCGGATCGACCCGCATAATGCGCGGGCTCTGGTCGCCTTCTATGATGTAGTCGCCGATGGCTCCGACAATTTCACGACGCGCTATGCCGTCTCGGACGCCTGCTTCCACGAGAAGAAGCCGCTGGTGACGGCGGCGCTCGGGCGCTTCGACGGCTCGCTGACGACGATCCGCGCGCATGAGACCAGTGCCGACGGAACGCCGAACCCGACCTATCGCTGCCTGTTCCCGCAGGAGCCGCCGCCCGGCACGGTCGCGCCCTGTGCCGAGGCCGGGGTGCTCGGCGCGCTTGCCGGTGTCATGGGCTCGATGATGGCGCTGGAGGTGATCCGCGCGATCACCGGCTTCGGCGAGCCGCTGGTCGGCAAGCTCCTGCTCGTCGACGCGATGGCGATGCGCTTCGAGACGATGAAATATGGCTGGGATCCGGACAATCCGCTGAACGGGACCGCAGCCGGCGTCACCGCCTGAGCTATTTCGCCGCCCGCTTGGTCTCGATCACATCGAAGAGCTGGGCCGCGAGGTCCGGCCCGCCGAGCTTCTTGATGGCGCGCACGCCGGTCGGGGCGGTGACGTTGATCTCGGTCAGCTTGCCGCCGATCACGTCGATGCCGACGAGGAGCAGGCCGCGCTCCCTGAGCGCCGGGCCGATGCGCTCGCAGATCTCGAGCTCGCGCTTCGACAGGTCCGTCGGCTTGGCCGCGCCGCCGCGCACCATGTTGGCGCGCAGGTCGCCCGCCGCCGGCACGCGGTTGACCGCGCCCGCCGCCTTGCCATCGATCAGGATGATGCGCTTGTCGCCCTCCGAGACCTCCTTCAGGAAGGCCTGGACCACCCAGGGCTCGCGGAAGAGGTTGGAGAACAGATCGTAGAGCGAGCCGAAATTCGGGTCGCCCTTGCCGGTCTTGAACACGGTCGCGCCGCCATGGCCGTAGAGCGGCTTCATGACGATCTCGCCGAATTCCTCACGGAAGGCCTCGATCTCGGCGCGGTCGCGCGTGATCAGCGTCGGCGGCATCAGATCGGGAAAATGCGTGACGAACAGCTTTTCCGGAGCGTTGCGGACCTCGGTGGGGTCGTTGACCACCAGCGTTTTCGGATGGATGCGCTCGAGCATATGCGTCGAGGAGACATAGGCCATGTCGAAGGGCGGGTCCTGGCGCAGCAGCACCACGTCGAGCGTCGAGAGGTCGGTGCGCTCGGGCTGGCCGAGCGTGTAGTGGTCGCCCTCGACGTCGCGCACCTCGACCGGATTGATCACCGCGGTGACCTTGCCGTCGCGCAGTGTCAGCTTGTCGGGCGTATAGGTGAAGAGCCTGTGCCCGCGCGCCTGCGCTTCCAGCATCAGCGAAAAGCCGGTGTCGCCGGCGATGCGGACCCTCTCGATCGGGTCCATCTGGATGGCGACGTTCAGCGGCATGGGCAAAAGCTCCGGTTGCGGCCGTTATATCGGCTGCGCCACAGCGGCAGCGCAAGAGCCTTCGCCTTGCGTCAGAGCACGAGCTCGAACACGCGGGGAACATGGCGGGGCAGGCGCCAGGGCGCGAGGAAGACGGCATCGGCCCTGAGATTCCGCTGCATCGCCCAGGGATTGCGCGCCAGCCATTGCCTGATGCGCGCTTCGATCAGCCGGCGCTTGTCGGGCGTAATCGCCATGGCTGCGTCGTCGAGCGATGCGCGCGCCTTGACCTCGACGAAGACGATATCGTCGCCGCGCGCCATGATCAGGTCGATCTCGCCGCCCTTGCCGCCGAAGCGCCGCTGCAGCAGCCGATAGCCCTTGATGGTCAGGAAGGCGACGGCGAGCCATTCGCCGCGGCGGCCGGCGAGGCTGGAATGGCGCGCGCGCCGGCTGCGCAGCGCCTCGCTCATGGCACGCGAGTCAATTCGAGGGCGCGGGCATAGACGACGCGGCGCGGCTGCCCGCTCGCGGCGGCGACCTGCGCCACCGCTTCCTTCAGCGAGACCTTTTCGAGTGCCGTACGCAGCGCCTCATCGAGCGTGTCGCCCTGCGCGGCCGCAGCGGAGGCGTCGGGCGGGCCGATCAGCACGACGATCTCGCCGCGGGCCTCCTCGGCTTCCGCGTAGTGGGCGGCCAGATCGGGCAGGGGTCCGCGGCGGACGTTCTCGTAATACTTGGTCAGCTCGCGAGCGACGG
This sequence is a window from Bosea vestrisii. Protein-coding genes within it:
- a CDS encoding ABC transporter ATP-binding protein, producing MSEAIAPAIALIGISKAFGPVKANKDVSLTIAASSIHGIVGENGAGKSTLMSILYGFYEADSGEIRVRGEQRRIRSSSDAIAAGIGMVHQHFMLVEPLSVVENIVLGAEGGALLKRGIGKARAELARLSQEYGLAIDPDAIVGTLSVGLQQRVEILKALYRGAEVLILDEPTAVLTPAEADQLFELLRALKAQGKTVILITHKLREIMAVTDRVSVMRRGEMVAHVETDRTSPAELAEAMVGRRVLLRVEKSPRKRGVPVLEAAGLTVVDERGCETLRDASLTLHEGEIVGIAGVAGNGQSELLDVLAGLTQPARGVIRLGGQILNAADRNPANLRKLGLMHIPEDRLRTGLVTAFAASENAILGYHDDPAFGRGPFLSPALVEQHARTGMQDYDVRPVDPTLKTAKFSGGNQQKIVLAREIERAPKVLLVGQPTRGVDIGAIEFIHRRLIALRDAGVAILLVSVELEEVMALSDRILALCGGQITGEREATTTDERDLGLLMAGVSERAA
- a CDS encoding MBL fold metallo-hydrolase, with the protein product MKVAILGSGDAFGSGGRFNTCLYVEAAGEQMLLDCGGSSMVALNNAGIARNQLSTLLFTHFHGDHFGGLPAFLLEAQFVSRRTQPLTIAGPRGVEQRALQAIETDFPGASNNAWRFPITYVEVTPDAAATLAGIAVEAFPMVHDQRAGPCQGYRLVHDGKIFAFSGDSAWTDALIPLSAGADALLIECYTWDQVLANHLDYGTLRAHRADLGAKRIVLTHMSPQMLAHAEELPEEHAYDGMVLSL
- a CDS encoding BMP family lipoprotein, which encodes MQLKTLALALAGVALSAMAAMAQTAIKPAIVYDKGGKFDKSFNEGVFVGAEKFKTETGVEFRDFEPTNDAQIEQALRRFARDGHSPIIAVGFSQATALQKVAAEFPNLKFTIIDMVVELPNVQSVVFKEHEASYLVGLIASLASKTGKVGFVGGMDIPLIRKFACGYVQGVKAGKKDAEIFQNMTGSTPAAWNDPVKGGELAKSQIDRGADVIYHAAGGTGIGVLRAAADAGKLGIGVDSNQNMLHPGKVLTSMLKRVDVAAYTSFKEARDGNWKPGVSVLGLKEDGVGWALDDNNKALITPEMKAAADKARADIIAGTVKVHDYMSDSKCTM
- a CDS encoding SDR family oxidoreductase; its protein translation is MTALTNKVAIVTGASSGIGRAAALLFAAEGARLVITARRQGELDALAAEIKAAGGEAMAIAGDIREEALAQRLVETATERFGGLDIAFNNAGTVGDLGPVAEMSLATWHQLIETNLTSAFLGAKYQAPALEARGGGSLIFTASFVGYTAGLAGMSAYAASKAGQIGLVKALAAELGGKRIRVNALLPGGTDTPASITNDPASGPEVTAFVEGMHALKRMAQPEEIARAALFLASDASSFVTGTAFLADGGVSIQRG
- a CDS encoding HesA/MoeB/ThiF family protein, which encodes MTLNEAEIERYARHLVLPEIGGPGQAKLKRARVLVIGAGGLGAPLIPYLAAAGVGTIGIVDDDHVSLSNLQRQIIFGAEDIGARKVVAAANFVTRLNPRVEIEEYVTRIDPHNARALVAFYDVVADGSDNFTTRYAVSDACFHEKKPLVTAALGRFDGSLTTIRAHETSADGTPNPTYRCLFPQEPPPGTVAPCAEAGVLGALAGVMGSMMALEVIRAITGFGEPLVGKLLLVDAMAMRFETMKYGWDPDNPLNGTAAGVTA
- the gshB gene encoding glutathione synthase, encoding MPLNVAIQMDPIERVRIAGDTGFSLMLEAQARGHRLFTYTPDKLTLRDGKVTAVINPVEVRDVEGDHYTLGQPERTDLSTLDVVLLRQDPPFDMAYVSSTHMLERIHPKTLVVNDPTEVRNAPEKLFVTHFPDLMPPTLITRDRAEIEAFREEFGEIVMKPLYGHGGATVFKTGKGDPNFGSLYDLFSNLFREPWVVQAFLKEVSEGDKRIILIDGKAAGAVNRVPAAGDLRANMVRGGAAKPTDLSKRELEICERIGPALRERGLLLVGIDVIGGKLTEINVTAPTGVRAIKKLGGPDLAAQLFDVIETKRAAK
- a CDS encoding YraN family protein, translated to MSEALRSRRARHSSLAGRRGEWLAVAFLTIKGYRLLQRRFGGKGGEIDLIMARGDDIVFVEVKARASLDDAAMAITPDKRRLIEARIRQWLARNPWAMQRNLRADAVFLAPWRLPRHVPRVFELVL